A single region of the Actinoplanes sp. SE50/110 genome encodes:
- a CDS encoding insulinase family protein, protein MTDSQPVLVGAILENGIPLVLEPTAASEALVAVVFPVAGDDLAERVVAQQLADAFHRAVRADGSSGVVLADGLLTAWCRTPPERVAEMLPRFADALLRPDWDAEACRSAGAAAAKKPHDTRDRAVNQLRSLLFPDNLAAPGNAGQCCDLETLVERHQKMLTRRPVIVASGPSVALDALPAALGLLGEPRQFGHGPGRAPGWAAVSVGGVNLGSGTGDTPTWLVLGARSVDAEGVRPDALIVLAELFGSGPASLLRRTLTDIGITGQLHSAYVAGDAPWWYVALEVPAGQVAELESIVRETFEVIIDRRLSESAFEAARRAAWAPRPDHVRELTRLIHRAAAELDQPGAAAAPTPETLTAHDVAVAARRVLAGYAVTVA, encoded by the coding sequence ATGACCGACAGTCAGCCCGTTCTGGTGGGCGCGATCCTGGAGAACGGCATTCCCCTCGTTCTCGAGCCGACCGCAGCGTCCGAGGCGCTGGTCGCCGTCGTGTTTCCGGTAGCGGGCGACGATCTTGCGGAACGGGTGGTCGCTCAGCAACTGGCCGACGCGTTCCACCGGGCGGTCCGGGCGGACGGGTCATCCGGTGTCGTGCTGGCTGACGGACTTCTGACCGCGTGGTGCCGGACACCGCCGGAGCGGGTAGCCGAGATGCTGCCCCGCTTTGCCGACGCGCTGCTGCGACCAGACTGGGACGCGGAGGCCTGCCGATCGGCCGGCGCCGCGGCTGCGAAGAAGCCGCACGACACCCGGGACCGGGCGGTGAATCAGCTCCGGAGCCTGCTGTTCCCCGACAATCTGGCCGCCCCGGGCAACGCTGGGCAGTGTTGCGATCTAGAAACCCTGGTTGAACGGCACCAGAAAATGCTGACCCGCCGGCCCGTGATCGTGGCCTCTGGTCCGTCGGTGGCGCTGGACGCGCTCCCCGCGGCACTCGGCCTTCTCGGCGAGCCGCGACAGTTCGGCCACGGACCCGGCCGGGCCCCGGGGTGGGCGGCGGTGTCCGTCGGTGGCGTGAACCTGGGATCCGGGACCGGCGACACTCCCACCTGGCTGGTGCTCGGCGCCCGCAGCGTCGACGCCGAAGGAGTCCGGCCGGATGCGTTGATCGTGCTTGCCGAGCTCTTCGGCTCCGGTCCGGCATCGCTGCTGCGGCGGACGTTGACCGACATCGGCATCACCGGCCAGCTCCACAGTGCCTACGTTGCCGGCGATGCGCCCTGGTGGTACGTCGCGCTGGAAGTCCCGGCCGGCCAGGTCGCCGAGCTGGAGTCGATCGTTCGGGAGACCTTCGAGGTCATCATCGATCGGCGCCTGTCCGAATCCGCCTTCGAGGCGGCGCGCCGGGCCGCATGGGCTCCCCGGCCGGACCACGTCCGCGAACTCACCCGCCTGATTCATCGGGCCGCCGCCGAGCTGGACCAGCCGGGCGCTGCTGCGGCGCCAACCCCGGAAACGCTGACCGCGCACGATGTCGCGGTGGCGGCCCGCCGGGTCCTGGCCGGCTACGCCGTTACCGTCGCCTGA
- a CDS encoding aminotransferase class III-fold pyridoxal phosphate-dependent enzyme: MPQLNATVPVPPFVGTGNLIYRSAVVPRFVGAAGCFLEAEDGRRYLDAEAANGTAAWGYDKSLLAEALLRCAELPALPSFCESSLRVRVLSRLERLFSEVIGAPGRVELDLGGAQGMETALRIAFSSRGPGTVIVFEGAFHGRSGVTSMLSSSPRYRELLAAWGLEVVRLPSPDCRSCPHNITADSCTPGCITAVSRWGSELSGVGGPGFRRKASAFIFEAVQNVGGMVQPDPVLLRAAAEHARSQGALVIADEIFTGMHRVGPRWGFQLAGIEPDIVVTSKGLTNGAAALSAVWAREPLADAAHYPPGSHSSTYVGIPHALAVVDTMLDRWEAWAEVEHDVANLELAMRGRLEELAKRHPWAIDQVDALGATARIVLTGPHAADLRRLCGTVHPQHGLLVASTGMAPDVINIHPPLVFGAAELDLMAEILDLALDALRTEGEPA; the protein is encoded by the coding sequence ATGCCCCAGCTGAATGCGACCGTGCCGGTACCGCCATTTGTGGGCACCGGGAATCTGATCTATCGGTCGGCGGTGGTGCCCCGATTCGTCGGCGCGGCCGGCTGCTTCCTGGAGGCTGAAGACGGCCGCCGATACCTCGACGCGGAGGCCGCGAACGGCACCGCTGCCTGGGGATATGACAAGTCCCTGTTGGCTGAGGCGTTGCTGCGCTGCGCCGAGTTGCCGGCCCTGCCGTCATTCTGCGAGTCGTCGCTGCGAGTGCGTGTCCTGAGCCGCCTGGAGCGGCTGTTCTCCGAGGTCATCGGTGCACCCGGACGCGTTGAGCTGGACCTTGGTGGGGCTCAGGGCATGGAGACCGCGCTGCGGATCGCCTTCAGCTCCCGGGGACCCGGCACGGTCATCGTCTTCGAAGGAGCGTTCCACGGCCGCTCCGGTGTGACCAGCATGCTCAGCTCCAGCCCGCGCTATCGTGAGTTGCTGGCGGCCTGGGGGCTGGAAGTCGTCCGGCTGCCGAGTCCGGACTGCCGGAGCTGTCCGCACAACATCACGGCAGACTCCTGCACGCCCGGGTGCATCACGGCGGTCTCGCGATGGGGATCGGAGCTGTCCGGCGTGGGCGGACCAGGCTTCCGGCGGAAGGCCTCGGCGTTCATCTTCGAGGCGGTCCAGAATGTCGGTGGCATGGTCCAGCCGGATCCCGTCCTGCTGCGAGCCGCCGCCGAGCACGCCCGGAGCCAGGGTGCCTTGGTCATCGCTGACGAGATCTTCACCGGCATGCACCGGGTCGGGCCACGCTGGGGCTTTCAGCTGGCCGGCATCGAGCCGGACATCGTGGTCACCAGCAAGGGACTGACCAACGGCGCGGCGGCACTGAGTGCGGTGTGGGCTCGCGAGCCGCTGGCAGACGCGGCCCACTACCCGCCGGGAAGCCACTCGTCCACCTATGTCGGCATCCCGCATGCGCTCGCGGTGGTCGACACCATGCTCGACCGCTGGGAGGCGTGGGCCGAGGTCGAGCACGACGTCGCGAACCTGGAATTGGCCATGCGCGGCCGCCTCGAGGAACTGGCGAAGCGGCACCCGTGGGCGATCGATCAGGTGGACGCCCTCGGCGCGACCGCGCGAATCGTGCTCACCGGACCCCATGCCGCCGACCTCCGGCGACTGTGCGGAACGGTCCACCCTCAGCACGGCTTGCTGGTGGCCTCCACGGGAATGGCTCCCGACGTCATCAACATCCACCCGCCGTTGGTGTTCGGCGCTGCCGAACTGGACCTGATGGCCGAAATCCTCGACCTGGCCCTCGACGCGTTGCGGACCGAGGGAGAGCCGGCATGA
- the manA gene encoding mannose-6-phosphate isomerase, class I codes for MDLLKPVVKPYEWGSRYAVAELQGRSTPSLGPEAELWMGAHPGGPSGLDRDGAVTDLEKVVAADPEGEIGESAVKQFGPRLPFLLKVIAAEKALSIQVHPDRQQAEAGFREENERILAGATSTRTYVDDWPKPEIVYSLTPFQALAGFRSAPDAAALLDELGVPQLAPIAETLRQSPAGDARSDALVRILTWPTEERAALLDAVVAAFGRVAAGGGRYAPACAAMAQVAVDHPGDLGLVAGLLLEYVELPPGAALYMPAGGVHAYLKGVGVEVLANSDNVLRAGLTGKHIDVAELARIAQPSVPIPQVQATTVSPGVTAYDVPAPEFRLYVIEPRGGRSEPSAIGPRILLCLEGRAVVRVAAGDSVELHRGESCFVAARDGAVTVTGDARVVMASVG; via the coding sequence ATGGATCTTCTCAAGCCAGTCGTGAAGCCGTATGAGTGGGGTTCGCGATACGCTGTCGCCGAGCTTCAGGGCCGGTCGACCCCGAGCCTGGGCCCGGAAGCGGAATTATGGATGGGTGCGCATCCCGGTGGTCCATCGGGCCTCGATCGCGACGGCGCGGTCACTGATTTGGAAAAGGTCGTGGCCGCCGACCCGGAAGGTGAGATCGGTGAGTCGGCGGTCAAACAATTCGGCCCCCGGCTGCCCTTCCTGCTCAAGGTGATCGCGGCGGAAAAGGCCCTGTCGATTCAGGTGCACCCGGACCGCCAGCAGGCCGAGGCCGGATTCCGGGAGGAGAATGAGAGGATCCTCGCCGGCGCGACGTCGACCCGCACCTATGTCGACGACTGGCCCAAACCCGAGATCGTCTACTCCCTGACGCCGTTCCAGGCACTGGCTGGTTTCCGGTCCGCGCCGGACGCCGCCGCCCTGCTCGATGAACTGGGCGTGCCCCAGCTCGCGCCGATCGCTGAGACGCTTCGGCAGAGCCCGGCCGGCGATGCCCGCAGCGATGCACTCGTGCGGATCCTCACCTGGCCGACTGAGGAGCGAGCCGCCCTGCTCGACGCGGTGGTGGCGGCTTTTGGGCGGGTCGCCGCGGGCGGCGGCCGATACGCGCCGGCGTGCGCGGCGATGGCGCAGGTGGCCGTGGACCATCCCGGCGACCTCGGTCTGGTCGCCGGGCTCCTGCTGGAGTACGTGGAGTTGCCGCCGGGTGCGGCCCTCTACATGCCGGCCGGCGGGGTGCACGCCTATCTCAAGGGTGTCGGCGTGGAAGTGCTGGCGAACTCCGACAATGTCCTACGCGCCGGGCTGACCGGTAAGCACATCGACGTGGCCGAGCTGGCCCGGATCGCCCAGCCCAGCGTGCCGATTCCGCAGGTTCAGGCGACCACGGTGAGTCCGGGCGTGACCGCGTACGACGTCCCGGCGCCGGAATTCCGCCTGTACGTGATCGAGCCGCGCGGCGGCCGGAGCGAGCCGTCCGCCATTGGCCCGCGCATCCTGCTGTGTCTCGAGGGCCGGGCGGTCGTGCGTGTCGCCGCCGGTGACTCCGTGGAGCTCCATCGCGGCGAGAGCTGCTTTGTGGCGGCCCGCGATGGTGCGGTCACCGTGACCGGTGACGCCCGGGTGGTCATGGCGAGCGTCGGATAA
- a CDS encoding MFS transporter: protein MTSTDEKTTPVGGRQSSLFWRYWTASTVSSAGDAVTAMALPLVAVQVLHASTFEISLITAASFIAWIVIGLPAGVIVHRFPLRGTQIAMDVARAAALLSIPLAHLAGILTLAQVVAVALVISFAGVIFDVGNSTFLPAIVTKEELTSRNSLTSGSQAVTQVAGPSLGGILVQLLGAVTSLVVDVISYLASAVLLASLPRPQAAAPVTRNASAGRMIRDGWRYVVHHEVVRPCVAAATTINFVAGGLMALTPVFLVRTLGAPVGVVGLLFAAEGVGSLIGAAVTTRLSKVLGSSPAIRWATLVGACFALLLPLATAKWGLVLFAVGNIGFAIGIVVLSILTRTHRQATTPPELLARVMATVRFISWGAVPVGAVTAGVLATSFGNREALWVIVGAAFLTPAVLWGSSLRGKRDLA, encoded by the coding sequence ATGACTTCGACCGATGAGAAGACCACACCGGTCGGCGGACGACAATCCAGTCTGTTTTGGCGCTATTGGACGGCATCAACGGTCAGTTCGGCCGGCGATGCGGTTACCGCGATGGCGTTGCCACTGGTCGCGGTGCAGGTGCTGCACGCTTCGACGTTCGAGATCAGCCTGATCACCGCCGCCAGCTTCATCGCCTGGATCGTGATCGGACTGCCCGCTGGTGTCATCGTGCATCGATTCCCGCTGCGCGGCACGCAGATCGCCATGGATGTCGCCCGGGCCGCCGCACTGCTATCCATCCCGCTCGCACATCTGGCCGGGATACTCACCCTGGCACAGGTCGTCGCGGTGGCCTTGGTGATCAGTTTTGCGGGCGTCATCTTCGATGTCGGCAACTCCACCTTCCTCCCGGCCATCGTGACCAAGGAGGAACTCACCTCCCGCAACAGCCTCACCTCCGGTTCCCAGGCGGTGACCCAGGTGGCCGGCCCGTCCCTCGGCGGCATCCTGGTGCAGCTTCTGGGTGCGGTGACCAGCTTGGTGGTCGACGTCATCAGCTACCTCGCGTCGGCGGTGCTCCTGGCGAGCCTGCCCCGCCCGCAGGCGGCAGCGCCCGTCACCCGCAACGCGTCCGCCGGGCGAATGATCAGGGACGGCTGGCGGTACGTCGTCCATCACGAGGTCGTCCGGCCATGCGTGGCCGCCGCCACGACGATCAACTTTGTCGCGGGCGGGTTGATGGCTCTCACCCCGGTGTTTCTGGTCCGGACGCTGGGGGCGCCGGTCGGTGTGGTGGGCCTGCTCTTCGCCGCGGAAGGGGTCGGCAGCCTGATCGGCGCCGCCGTGACGACCCGGCTGTCCAAGGTGCTCGGCAGTTCGCCGGCGATCCGGTGGGCCACTCTGGTCGGTGCCTGTTTCGCGCTCCTCCTGCCGCTTGCCACCGCCAAGTGGGGACTGGTGCTCTTCGCCGTCGGCAACATCGGATTCGCGATCGGGATCGTCGTCCTCAGCATCCTCACCCGGACCCATCGGCAGGCAACCACGCCGCCCGAGTTGCTGGCCCGGGTCATGGCGACGGTCCGTTTCATCTCCTGGGGTGCGGTCCCGGTCGGTGCGGTGACCGCGGGCGTGCTCGCCACCTCGTTCGGTAACCGGGAGGCGCTCTGGGTCATCGTGGGCGCGGCCTTCCTCACCCCGGCGGTGTTGTGGGGCAGTTCGCTGCGCGGAAAGCGTGACCTCGCCTAA
- a CDS encoding LysR family transcriptional regulator: protein MRPDGGEPEHVALNWGDLMAFQRLAAELNFTRAAARLSITQPALSVRIRRLEQSVGARLLDRSTRVVRLTTAGRLLKAWTDHAARSWTEVQKMMVDPPEPASGTATAVNRLPCRAV from the coding sequence ATGCGACCGGATGGTGGCGAGCCCGAGCATGTCGCGCTGAACTGGGGCGATCTGATGGCCTTCCAGAGGCTCGCCGCGGAGCTCAACTTCACTCGCGCGGCAGCCCGCCTGAGCATCACCCAGCCGGCCCTGTCGGTACGGATACGTCGGCTGGAGCAGAGCGTCGGAGCTCGGCTGCTCGACCGCAGTACCCGGGTGGTGCGGTTGACGACGGCGGGTCGCTTGCTCAAAGCCTGGACCGATCACGCCGCCCGCAGCTGGACGGAGGTCCAGAAGATGATGGTGGACCCGCCGGAACCTGCTTCCGGTACCGCCACAGCGGTGAACCGGCTGCCCTGCCGTGCCGTATGA
- a CDS encoding chromosome partitioning protein: MPVVEASVVAGMVIAWAVRKARKAAGRADETVDAAIDAGAGRLHDLVLSRLGGPVQEDLAEEAASESGQVSELTRQQVELAVAAAARRDETFAETVTDLLEQLRQADRAAGTHISAAPGSAVFIGDVTATAYDDATAIGQAGTVNIGDRLGERPDPTQPGPSGH, encoded by the coding sequence GTGCCGGTGGTGGAGGCGTCGGTGGTCGCCGGGATGGTGATCGCGTGGGCGGTGCGCAAGGCTCGTAAGGCTGCTGGCCGCGCGGATGAGACGGTGGACGCGGCGATCGACGCGGGCGCGGGCCGGTTGCATGATCTTGTCTTGTCGCGGCTTGGTGGTCCGGTGCAGGAGGATTTGGCCGAGGAAGCGGCGAGTGAGTCGGGGCAGGTCAGTGAGTTGACTCGGCAGCAGGTCGAGTTGGCGGTGGCTGCGGCGGCGCGCCGGGACGAGACGTTCGCCGAGACGGTGACTGATCTGTTGGAGCAGCTGCGTCAGGCGGACCGGGCGGCGGGTACGCACATTTCGGCGGCGCCGGGGTCGGCGGTGTTCATCGGTGACGTGACCGCGACCGCGTACGACGATGCGACGGCGATCGGGCAGGCCGGCACCGTGAACATCGGTGATCGGCTCGGGGAGCGGCCGGACCCTACCCAGCCGGGTCCGTCCGGCCACTGA
- a CDS encoding bacterioferritin-associated ferredoxin, with translation MNEMDDPLICICQQVSEKEIEAALAQGHCSLEAIRAATGANTGCGDCAPDIEELLLAARADLGHEEVRCT, from the coding sequence ATGAACGAAATGGACGACCCGCTGATCTGCATCTGCCAGCAGGTGAGTGAGAAGGAGATCGAAGCGGCACTGGCTCAGGGCCACTGTTCGCTTGAGGCGATTCGCGCGGCGACCGGGGCCAACACCGGATGTGGCGACTGCGCACCGGATATCGAAGAGCTGCTGTTGGCCGCGCGGGCCGATCTGGGACACGAAGAGGTGCGGTGCACATGA
- a CDS encoding sigma-70 family RNA polymerase sigma factor, which translates to MTPPSVAADLILAARGGDQSALDRLIRDHLGLVFNIAARTLPRADADDVTQETMIRAVAGLPGLRDPNSFRSWLVAIAVRETRRRGNRLGADQQRITFADTDDLVAVEAGVEDHVVHRVDVARQRRMLTAATSWLDPDDRELLGLWWLTQVGTMSSAEMASALGISAAHARVRLQRLRTRLHAGRLIAEAVAALDTPHKCDDLRALVKGWDGSPAPVWRKRLTRHVDDCARCGAPFPALLPPERLLLTVPLLVPPERLFDTIVAGHEMVPSSADGPQHRGRGRRGVVAAAAVLAVALAVGLFVVDRSPAPVVVTAPPPATSAPAHSAGPSPSPPAPTSTVAIGAGAGSGGPSWSARQLPPTDGGRYLYVSGRGDDGNSGRTRDEALRTLRRAGELTEPGDTVLVDDGEYSDPGRNSVVTIERSGTPDRWITWAAFPGAHPVVHAAQWQGIWVHASYITVAGLTVTGMRAKLSPQQIAAAKNGDVSDPAVSNSCIAVTEQARADPPRRPTHVVVWGNTLTDCTLAGISVQYADHVTAAYNVTRRNGWYSPYGGSGISFSNLWNSDGRTDVKMVVRGNVSSENQNLVPCLCSGTTRKITDGNGIIIESLTNEDVHGAPLFQAPYTGRVLVENNVSYNNGGRGINVFKGAHIDIVNNTLYHDATHPAITTDLAITLADDVRVVNNIVVAGRGVPAAEVSGSSRVSFDHNLLAGSRSTPPDPNLLTSAPHFRDAADGDFRLRAGDPAIDSGTAKAAPGIDADRMPRTRPVDRGAYEVR; encoded by the coding sequence TTGACCCCGCCAAGCGTCGCCGCTGATCTGATCCTGGCGGCACGGGGTGGCGACCAGTCGGCGCTCGACCGGCTGATACGTGATCATCTGGGCCTGGTCTTCAACATCGCCGCCCGTACGCTCCCCCGGGCTGATGCCGATGACGTCACCCAGGAGACCATGATCCGAGCGGTGGCCGGCCTGCCCGGTCTGCGCGACCCCAACAGCTTCCGGTCCTGGCTGGTAGCCATCGCGGTACGCGAGACCCGGCGTCGCGGCAATCGGCTCGGCGCCGATCAGCAGCGGATCACCTTCGCCGACACCGATGACCTGGTCGCCGTCGAGGCCGGCGTCGAGGACCACGTGGTACACCGGGTGGACGTCGCCCGGCAGCGCCGCATGCTCACCGCCGCCACCTCCTGGCTCGACCCGGATGACCGGGAACTGCTGGGCCTGTGGTGGCTGACGCAGGTCGGCACGATGTCGAGCGCTGAGATGGCCTCAGCGCTGGGCATCTCCGCGGCCCATGCCCGCGTCCGGCTGCAACGATTGCGTACCCGGCTGCATGCCGGCCGCCTGATCGCCGAGGCGGTCGCCGCGCTGGACACACCGCACAAGTGCGACGATTTGCGGGCCCTCGTCAAGGGTTGGGACGGCAGCCCTGCGCCTGTCTGGCGCAAACGGCTGACCAGGCACGTCGACGATTGTGCTCGGTGTGGCGCGCCCTTCCCGGCCTTGTTGCCGCCGGAGCGGCTGCTGCTCACCGTGCCGTTGCTGGTGCCGCCCGAGCGCCTGTTCGACACGATCGTCGCCGGTCACGAGATGGTGCCGTCCTCGGCTGACGGGCCGCAGCACCGCGGACGCGGACGGCGCGGTGTCGTCGCCGCCGCGGCTGTACTCGCCGTCGCGCTGGCGGTGGGTCTGTTCGTCGTCGACCGTTCGCCGGCGCCCGTGGTCGTCACCGCACCGCCGCCGGCCACCTCGGCACCGGCCCACTCGGCCGGTCCCTCGCCGTCGCCGCCGGCCCCGACATCGACGGTGGCCATTGGCGCGGGTGCCGGTTCCGGTGGGCCCTCCTGGTCGGCGCGACAGCTGCCGCCCACCGACGGTGGCCGCTACCTCTACGTCTCGGGTCGGGGCGACGACGGCAACTCGGGTCGGACACGTGACGAGGCACTGCGGACGCTGCGCCGGGCCGGCGAGCTGACCGAGCCGGGTGACACGGTGCTGGTCGACGACGGCGAGTACAGCGACCCGGGCCGCAACAGCGTGGTGACGATCGAGCGCTCCGGTACGCCGGACCGGTGGATCACCTGGGCTGCGTTCCCCGGTGCCCACCCGGTGGTCCACGCCGCGCAGTGGCAGGGCATCTGGGTACACGCCTCCTACATCACCGTCGCCGGCCTCACGGTGACCGGGATGCGCGCGAAACTGAGTCCGCAACAGATCGCGGCGGCGAAGAACGGTGACGTCTCCGATCCGGCCGTGTCCAACAGTTGCATCGCGGTCACCGAGCAGGCCCGCGCGGATCCGCCCCGGCGGCCCACGCACGTGGTGGTATGGGGTAACACTCTCACCGACTGCACCCTGGCCGGGATCTCCGTGCAGTACGCCGACCATGTGACAGCGGCGTACAACGTGACCCGCCGTAACGGCTGGTACTCACCGTACGGCGGCAGCGGGATCTCGTTCTCGAACCTCTGGAACTCCGACGGCCGGACCGATGTGAAGATGGTCGTACGGGGAAACGTGAGTTCGGAAAATCAGAACCTCGTCCCATGCCTATGCAGCGGCACCACCCGCAAAATCACCGACGGCAACGGCATCATCATCGAGTCATTGACCAACGAGGACGTGCACGGCGCACCGCTGTTCCAAGCTCCTTACACCGGCCGGGTCCTGGTGGAGAACAACGTTTCCTACAACAACGGCGGACGCGGCATCAATGTCTTCAAGGGTGCCCACATAGACATCGTGAACAACACTCTCTACCACGACGCCACCCATCCGGCCATCACCACCGATCTTGCGATCACCCTCGCCGACGACGTTCGTGTGGTCAACAACATCGTGGTCGCGGGCCGGGGTGTCCCCGCCGCCGAGGTGTCCGGCTCCTCCCGGGTCTCGTTCGACCACAATCTGCTTGCCGGCAGTCGCTCCACCCCGCCGGATCCGAACCTGCTGACGTCGGCTCCGCATTTTCGGGATGCGGCGGACGGCGACTTCCGGCTGCGCGCGGGCGATCCGGCCATCGACAGCGGTACCGCGAAGGCTGCTCCCGGCATCGACGCGGACCGCATGCCTCGGACTCGACCAGTGGATCGCGGAGCGTACGAGGTGCGGTAG
- a CDS encoding sigma-70 family RNA polymerase sigma factor yields the protein MEQRAVRAADEATLAEAAKRGDRAALSELIRRCLPVVYSVVRRRTSGPDADDVVQETFLRAVRHISSVQDPARFRSWVLAIAVRESNRRHCMHSWEFDQSVDEDIEGVADTVDQERRILARMALSEQRREIAEATGWLDSDDRDLLALWWLELAGELDREQLAAAAELAPGHLRVRLQRLRERLDLSRAIIRVLRLQGTAHGCAVLADVAAGWNGTAAPLWRKRLARHLDECEGCGRARHGLVPADRLLSGVPLLVAPPALADAVGTATAQMAASKASIGARPKPGHVGKVLAGKPAAVAAATATILTLSSVYAYSRAQAPAPRESTTSQTVVAAPTTSLGPSPVGSVSAPPVSSPADSPLTRYVSAKAPNGGNGSFGRPFNSLSQACAAVPVNGTLRLAAGAYDLGDKTCDLAKGASLIGAGQNAGGSTITGSAPILIRVQNATERTNRQQIARFALRGGVSATQRGPAETGLWLNRLYGLDVHHLTVQNFRANGIKLADIVGSKFHDLTLNNNAEDRGNGCSGNFTVGNLTDTTITNLTARDNIGYGIKASPIDDGAGNTSGDLRNSRVTMTNVVWADIDIAVSQARCAKWNTLGAEFWNVRSIGTKMTRLRINAPLSLGQLGSFDSTFEVSNSFFDLPCDSRRNMYAVEAGMNGLYFHDNYVYCGLYTLYSEEGRDISQRFRIENNVIDGASGPGVFWMPQGMENATFTGNTVISKIRIFNLGDTRKSSITLRDNIFLSRSAAQRPSLGLDGPGLQVTADHNLFTNVGPVGTRVSTGDPFPSRADVQLPRRAADLSPYRVAGSGVAARAGVGGRPVGADVPFEVG from the coding sequence GTGGAACAACGAGCCGTAAGGGCGGCCGACGAGGCCACCCTCGCCGAGGCGGCGAAGCGTGGCGACCGTGCCGCGCTCAGCGAACTGATCCGCCGGTGCCTGCCCGTGGTGTATTCGGTCGTGCGCCGGCGAACCTCAGGGCCCGATGCGGACGACGTCGTGCAGGAGACGTTTCTCCGGGCCGTTCGCCACATCAGCTCCGTGCAGGACCCGGCCAGGTTCCGGTCCTGGGTTCTGGCCATCGCGGTACGCGAGAGCAACCGGCGCCATTGCATGCACAGCTGGGAGTTCGACCAGTCGGTGGACGAGGACATCGAGGGCGTCGCGGATACGGTTGACCAGGAGAGGCGGATCCTGGCCCGGATGGCACTGAGCGAACAGCGCCGCGAGATCGCCGAGGCGACCGGCTGGCTGGACTCTGACGATCGGGATCTGCTCGCTCTCTGGTGGTTGGAACTGGCAGGTGAGCTCGATCGCGAACAGCTTGCCGCGGCTGCCGAGCTCGCCCCTGGCCACCTGCGGGTCCGGCTGCAGCGGCTACGGGAACGCTTGGACCTGTCCCGTGCCATCATTCGTGTCCTTCGGCTCCAAGGCACCGCACACGGGTGCGCCGTATTGGCCGACGTGGCGGCCGGCTGGAACGGAACCGCAGCGCCGCTGTGGCGCAAGCGACTGGCCCGGCACCTTGATGAGTGTGAGGGCTGCGGTCGCGCCCGGCACGGTTTGGTGCCGGCCGACCGGCTGCTCAGTGGGGTTCCGTTGCTGGTAGCGCCGCCGGCCCTCGCCGACGCGGTCGGCACCGCGACGGCGCAGATGGCCGCTTCGAAGGCTTCCATCGGTGCCCGCCCCAAGCCGGGCCACGTGGGCAAGGTGCTTGCCGGTAAGCCCGCCGCCGTGGCGGCCGCCACGGCAACCATCCTGACATTGAGTTCGGTGTACGCGTACTCCCGGGCGCAGGCCCCCGCGCCCCGGGAGAGCACCACGTCGCAGACGGTCGTGGCAGCACCGACGACCAGCTTGGGCCCGTCGCCGGTCGGGTCGGTGTCCGCGCCACCCGTCAGCAGCCCCGCCGACTCGCCACTGACCCGCTATGTGTCCGCCAAGGCGCCGAACGGCGGGAACGGTTCCTTCGGCCGCCCCTTCAACTCCCTGTCCCAGGCCTGTGCCGCGGTGCCGGTGAACGGCACTCTGCGCCTCGCAGCAGGGGCTTACGACCTGGGTGACAAGACGTGTGACCTCGCCAAGGGGGCAAGCCTGATCGGTGCGGGGCAGAATGCCGGAGGATCGACGATCACCGGCAGCGCCCCGATTCTGATCCGGGTGCAGAATGCCACCGAGAGGACCAACCGGCAGCAGATCGCCCGGTTCGCGTTGCGCGGGGGCGTCTCGGCCACGCAACGCGGCCCGGCCGAAACGGGGCTATGGCTCAATCGCCTGTACGGTCTGGATGTCCATCACCTGACGGTCCAGAATTTTCGCGCCAACGGCATCAAGCTGGCGGACATCGTCGGGTCGAAGTTCCACGATCTGACCTTGAACAACAACGCCGAAGACCGGGGCAACGGTTGCTCCGGCAACTTCACGGTCGGCAACCTGACCGACACGACGATCACCAACCTGACAGCCAGGGACAACATCGGCTACGGCATCAAGGCGTCGCCCATCGACGACGGAGCCGGCAACACCAGCGGCGATCTGCGCAACAGTCGCGTCACGATGACCAACGTGGTGTGGGCCGACATCGACATCGCCGTCAGTCAAGCCCGGTGCGCCAAATGGAACACGCTCGGCGCGGAGTTCTGGAACGTCCGCTCGATCGGCACGAAAATGACCCGGCTACGCATCAACGCGCCGCTCTCCCTGGGACAGCTGGGATCATTCGACTCAACGTTCGAGGTCTCGAACTCCTTTTTCGACCTGCCCTGTGACAGCCGGCGCAACATGTACGCCGTCGAAGCCGGCATGAACGGTCTCTACTTCCACGACAACTACGTCTACTGCGGGCTGTACACCCTCTACAGCGAGGAAGGCCGCGACATCTCGCAACGCTTCCGGATCGAGAACAACGTCATCGACGGCGCCAGCGGGCCTGGCGTCTTCTGGATGCCACAGGGCATGGAGAATGCCACCTTCACCGGCAACACGGTCATCTCGAAGATTCGCATTTTCAACCTGGGCGATACGAGGAAGTCCTCGATCACCCTGCGGGACAACATCTTCCTCTCGCGCAGTGCCGCCCAGCGGCCGTCGCTCGGCCTTGACGGTCCGGGTCTCCAAGTGACCGCCGACCACAATCTCTTCACGAACGTCGGGCCGGTGGGTACCCGGGTGTCGACCGGCGACCCCTTCCCGAGCCGGGCCGACGTCCAACTTCCCCGCCGGGCGGCGGACCTGAGCCCGTACCGGGTGGCCGGGTCGGGAGTAGCCGCCCGAGCCGGAGTCGGGGGCCGGCCGGTCGGTGCGGACGTCCCCTTCGAGGTCGGTTGA